In the genome of Streptomyces fagopyri, the window TGGTCGGACCGACCCGCATGGATTACCCGGGAACGATGGGAGCGGTACGAGCGGTGGCACGGTACGTCGGACAGATCCTGGCGGAGTCTTAAGTGGCCACGGACTACTACGCCGTGCTCGGCGTGCGCCGCGACGCGTCCCAGGACGAGATCAAGAAGGCTTTCCGGCGGCTCGCGCGCGAGCTGCATCCGGACGTCAATCCCGATCCGAAGACGCAGGAGCGGTTCAAGGAGATCAACGCCGCGTACGAGGTGTTGTCGGACCCGCAGAAGAAGCAGGTCTACGACCTCGGCGGCGACCCGCTGTCCCAGGCGGGCGGCGCGGGAGCGGGCGGTTTCGGAGCCGGTGGCTTCGGCAACTTCTCGGACATCATGGACGCCTTCTTCGGCACGGCGTCGCAGCGGGGCCCCCGGTCGCGCACGCGGCGCGGCCAGGACGCCATGATCCGGCTCGAGATCGAGCTGGACGAGGCCGCCTTCGGCACCACGAAGGACATCCAGGTCGACACGGCCGTCGTGTGCGCCACCTGCAACGGTGAGGGCGCCGCGCCGGGAACCTCCGCCCAGACCTGCGACATGTGCCGCGGACGCGGCGAGGTGTCCCAGGTCACACGGTCGTTCCTGGGCCAGGTCATGACGTCCCGTCCGTGCCCGCAGTGCCAGGGGTTCGGCACCGTCGTGCCGACCCCGTGCCCCGAGTGCGCGGGCGACGGGCGGGTCAGGTCCCGGCGCACGCTCACGGTGAAGATCCCGGCGGGCGTGGACAACGGCACCCGGATCCAGCTCGCGGGCGAGGGCGAGGTCGGTCCCGGCGGCGGTCCCGCCGGTGACCTCTACGTCGAGATCCACGAGCTGCCGCACTCGACCTTCCAGCGCCGCGGTGACGATCTGCACTGCACGGTCACCATTCCGATGACCGCGGCGTCGCTCGGCACCAAGGTGCCGCTGGAGACCCTGGACGGGCTGGAGGAGGTCGACATCCGGCCCGGCACACAGTCGGGACAGTCGATCCCGATGCACGGACGCGGTGTCACGCATCTGCGCGGCGGCGGCCGGGGCGACCTCATCGTGCATGTCGAGGTCACCACGCCGACCAAGCTCGATCCGGAGCAGGAGCGGTTGCTCCGGGAGCTGGCGCAGCTGCGCGGCGAGGAGCGTCCGACCGGGCAGTTCCAGCCGGGCCAGCAGGGCCTGTTCTCCCGTCTGAAGGACGCGTTCAACGGCCGCTGACCCCGGCGGCGGTTCGTGCCGCGGCCCGGCCGGCGTCGGAGGACGAGGCCGTCCGGGTCGAAGCGGAAGCGCGGGGGCCGCGGCCCCCGCGGGCGGGACGGGCAGGGGCGGCGGAGGCCGAAAAGCCGCCGCGGACCGTCCCTCCCGATGGCCCGCCGCAGGCGGAAGGCCGGATTTCGGACTTGTTCGGAGGACGTGACAACATGCCGTCATGTCCTCCGCACTGACCGATCTCTTCCCTCACCCGATCGTGCAGGCCCCCATGGCGGGCGGCGTCTCCGTCCCGCACCTCGCGGCCGCCGTGTCCGAGGCCGGGGGGCTCGGGTTCCTCGCCGCCGGTTACAAGACCGCCGACGGCATGTACCAGGAGATCAAGCAGTTGCGCGGGCTGACGAGCCGGCCCTTCGGGGTCAACCTCTTCATGCCGCAGGCCGAGTACGCGGACCCGGCCAGCGTCGAGGTGTACGCCCACCAGCTGGCCGGTGAGGCCTCCTGGTACGAGACGGACCTCGGCGACCCGGACAGCGGTCGCGACGACGGCTACGACGCCAAGCTCGCGGTCCTCCTCGACAACCCGGTGCCGGTGGTCTCCTTCCACTTCGGCTGCCCCACCCGAGACGTCCTGGACTCCTTCGCCCGGGTCGGCACGCTCACCGTGATCACCGCGACCACGGCCGAGGAGGCCCTCGCGGTGCAGCGGGCGGGGGCCGCCGCGGTCGTCGTGCAGGGCGTGGAGGCCGGCGGTCACCAGGGCACCCACCGGGACAACCCGGAGACGGACGGCACGGGGATCGGACTGCTCTCCCTGATCGCCCAGGTCCGCGAGACCGTGCAGATCCCGGTCGTCGCCGCCGGCGGCATCATGCGCGGCAGCCAGATCGCCGCGGTGCTCGCCGCGGGCGCGAACGCGGCGCAGCTCGGCACCGCGTTCCTCGCCACCCCGGAGTCCGGCGCGCACGCCGTGCACAAGCAGTCCCTGACCAACCCCCTCTTCGTCCGCACGGAGCTGACGCGCGCGTTCTCCGGCCGCCCCGCGCGCGGCCTGGTCAACCGCTTTCTGCGGGAGCACGGGCCGTACGCGCCCGCCGCGTACCCCGAGGTCCACCACCTCACCTCCCCGCTGCGCAAGGCGGCGGCCAGGGCGGGCGACGCGCAGGGCATGGCCCTGTGGGCAGGGCAGGGACACCGGATGGCCCGTGAACTGTCCGCGGGACAGCTGGTGGAGGTGCTGTGCGCCGAGCTGGACGCGGCACGGACAGCGTTGTCGACGGCCGGCGAAGCGGGCGGTGCGGACCGATGACGGCACCGGTGTTCGTCGTCGACCACCTCGCCGCGGACAGCGCGGGACGCTACGTCCTCGACGGACCCGAGGGCCGGCACGCCGTCTCCGTGAAGCGGCTGCGGCAGGGCGAGGACGTCGTCCTCACCGACGGCGCCGGACGCTGGGCGCAGTGCGTCGTCGTCGACGCCGAGGGCAAGGACCGGCTGGTCGTGCGCGTCGGGTCCTTCGCCGAGGAACCTCCCGAGTCCCCTCGTATCACCGTCGTCCAGGCCCTGCCCAAGGGTGACCGGGGCGAGCTGGCCGTCGAGACCATGACCGAGACCGGGGTGGACGCGATCGTCCCCTGGGCCGCCTCGCGCTGCGTCACCCAGTGGCGGGGCGACCGGGGTCTGAAGGCGCTCGCGAAATGGCGGGCGACGGCCCGCGAGGCGGGCAAGCAGTCCCGCCGGGTGCGCTTCCCGGAGATCGCGGACGCCGCGACCACCAAGCAGGTCGCCGCGCTTCTGGCCGAAGCGGACTTCGCGGCGGTGCTGCACGAGGACCGGGAGTACGGCAGCGAGCCGCTCGCGACGGCCGAACTGCCCTCGTCCGGAACGATCGTGCTGGTGGTGGGCCCCGAAGGAGGCGTCTCCCCCGAGGAGTTGGACCTCTTCGCGCAGGCGGGTGCGAAGGCGTACCGGCTGGGGCGTAGCGTGCTGCGTACATCGACCGCGGGGACCGCGGCCACCGCGCTTTTGCTGGGGCGCACCGGCCGCTGGTCCTGAACGAACGTGTACGGGGGATGCGTTGGAACTCGCCCAGGTACGACTGCTGGTCGCCGACTTCCCGGCCTGCTACCGCTTCTACGCCGAAGTCCTCGGTCTCAAGCCCCAGTCGGGCGCGACCGGGGGGCCGTACGAGAAGTTCAGTCCCGCCACCGGCTCCGCGGGCATCGCGCTCCAGGACCGCTCGATGATGGCCCAGATCCTCGGTGAGGTGGGCGATTCGGCGACGGGCCACCGTTCCCTGGTCGTCCTGCGCGTCGACGACCTCGACGCCTACTGCGCCGGTGTCGTCTCGCGCGGCGGCGTCATCGCCCACGGGCCCGCTCCGCTGACCGACCGCATGCGCGTGGCCCATCTCAAGGACCCGGAGGGCAACCTCGTGGAACTCCAGGAGTGGCTGCTCCTGCGCAACTGACCGGGGTCCGCGCGGGCCCCGGTCAGGCCGGGGCAAGTGATCCAAACCCCTTTCCGGGGGAGCTGTCGCTGCATAGGGTGATCGGGTGACTGAGTCTGCATCGTCCGTATCGTCCGGTTACCTCCGCTTCCCGCATCTGCGCGGCGATCTGGTCGCGTTCACCGCCGAGGACGACGTCTGGGTCGCTCCCCTCGACGGCGGCGGCCGCGCCTGGCGGGTCAGTGCCGACAACGTTCCGGTGAACCATCCGCGCATCTCCCCCGACGGCGAGAACGTCGCCTGGACCTCCGCCCGGGACGGGGCGCCCGAGGTGCACGTGGCCCCGCTGGAGGGCGGAGCGTCCAGACGGCTGACGTACTGGGGGAGCGCGCGGACCCAGGTGCGCGGCTGGACCCCGGACGGACGGGTGCTCGCCCTGAGCACCCAGGGCCAGGCGAGCCTGCGGCGCAGCTGGGCGAGGGCCGTCCCGCTCGACGGCGGTCCCGCCACCACCCTCCCCCACGGTCCGGTCGGCGATGTCGCGTACGGCGGGCCGGGCGTCCTGCTGCTCTCCGCCCCGATGGGACGCGAGGCCGCCTGGTGGAAGCGGTACCGCGGCGGCACGGCGGGCAAGCTGTGGATCGACCGCGAGGGCGACGGAGAGTTCGTACGCCTGCACGAGGAGCTGGACGGGAACCTCGAATACCCCCTGTGGGCGGGGGACCGGCTCGCGTTCCTCTCCGACCACGAAGGAGTCGGGGCCCTCTACTCCTCCCTCGCCGACGGCTCCGACCTGCGCCGGCACACCCCCCTCGACACCTTCTACGCCCGGCACGCGGCGACCGACGGCACCCGGGTCGTCTACGCGTCCGCCGGTGAACTGTGGCTGCTCGACGACCTGGACGGCGCCGAGCCGCGCCGGCTCGACATCAGGCTCGGCGGCCAGCGCGTCGACCAGCAGCCGTACCCCGTCAGCGCGTCCCGCTGGTTCTCGGCCGCCGCGCCCGACCACACCGGACGCGGCAGCGCGGTCTCCGTGCGCGGCGCCGTCCACTGGGTCACCCACCGCTCCGGTCCGGCCCGCGCGCTCGCCGCCCGGCCCGGCGTACGCGCCCGGCTGCCGCGCACCTTCCGGGTGGACGGCGAGGAGTACGTGGTGTGGGTGACCGACGCGGCCGGCGACGACGCGCTGGAGTTCGCCCCGGCGACCGGGACCGCCCCCGGAGCGACCCCGCGCCGGCTCGCCGCCGGGCAGCTCGGCCGTGTCCTCGGGCTCGCGATGGCCCCGGACGGCAGCCGCGCCGCCGTCGCCTCGCACGACGGGCGGGTGCTGCTCGTCGAGCGGGAGACCGGGGAGGTGCGCGAGGTCGACCGCAGCGCGGACGGCGACGTCAGCGGGCTGGTCTTCTCGCCGGACTCCGCGTGGCTCGCCTGGTCGCACCCCGGCCCGCGTCCGCTGCGCCAGCTGAAACTGGCGAACACCGCGGACCTGTCGGTCACCGAGGCGACGCCGCTGCGCTTCCGTGACTACGCGCCCGCGTTCACCCTCGACGGCAAGCACCTCGCCTTCCTCTCCGCGCGTTCCTTCGACCCGGTCTACGACGAACACGTCTTCGACCTCGCGTTCGTGGGCGGGTCCCGCCCGCACCTGATCACGCTGGCCGCGACCACCCCGTCCCCCTTCGGACCGCAGCGGCACGGCCGCGCCTTCGAGACCCCCGAGGGCCGCGGGGCCGAGACACCCGACAGCGAGGGCACCCCCGCCACCCGGATCGACCTCGAAGGACTCGGTGACCGGATCGTCCCCTTCCCCGTCGAGGCGGCCCGCTACTCGACGCTGCGGGCCGCCAAGGACGGACTGCTGTGGCTGCGCCACCCGGTCCGCGGGGTGCTCGGGTCCTCCCGCGCCACCCCGGAGGACCCGGACCCGAAGACCGAGCTGGAGCGCTACGACCTGGCCCAGCACCGCATCGAGCATCTCGCCGCGGACGCCGACCACTTCGCCGTCACCGGCGACGGCAAGCGGGTCCTGCTGTGGACCGACGGCAAACTCAAGCTCGTCCCCAGCGACCGCCGCGCCTCGAACGACGACGAGAGCGACACCAACATCACCGTCGACCTCTCGCGGATCCGCCACACCGTCGACCCGGCCGCCGAGTGGCGCCAGATGTACGACGAGACGGGCCGCCTCATGCGGGACAACTTCTGGCGGCCCGATCTGGGCGGGACCGACTGGGAGGGCGTACTCGACCGCTACCGGCCGGTCCTCGACCGGATCGCCACCCACGACGACCTGGTGGACCTCCTCTGGGAGGTGCAGGGCGAGCTGGGCACCTCCCACGCGTATGTGAGCCCGCGCGGCGGCTGGGGCGGCGGCGACCGGGCGCAGGGACTGCTCGGGGCGGACATCTCCCGTCACGAGGACGGCAGTTGGCGCATCGACCGGATCCTCCCCTCGGAGACCTCCGACCCCGACGCGCGGGCACCGCTCGCCGCCCCCGGCGTCGCGGTGCGGGCCGGGGACGCGATCGTCCAGGTCGGCGGGCAGCCGGTGGACCCGGTGACCGGTCCCGGGCCGCTGCTGGTGGGCACGGCGGGCAAGCCGGTCGAGCTGACGGTCTCCCCGTCCGGCGGCGGTGATCCCCGGCACGCGGTGGTCGTCCCGCTCGCCGACGAGGAGGCGCTGCGCTACCACGCGTGGGTCGCGGACCGGCGGGCGTACGTCCACGAACGCTCCGGGGGCCGCCTGGGGTATCTGCACGTACCGGACATGGTCGGCTCCGGGTGGGCCCAGCTCCACCGGGACCTGCGGATCGAGGTGGCCCGGGAGGGGCTGGTCGTGGACGTGCGGGAGAACCGCGGCGGCCACACCTCCCAACTGGTCGTCGAGAAGCTCGCGCGGCGGATCGTCGGCTGGGACCTGCCGCGCGGGATGCGCCCGTACAGCTATCCGGAGGACGCGCCGCGCGGCCCGGTCGTCGCCGTGGCCAACGAGTTCTCCGGGTCGGACGGGGACATCGTCAACGCGGCGGTCAAGGCGCTCGGGATCGGTCCGGTGGTCGGCACGCGCACCTGGGGCGGGGTGATCGGCATCGACAGCCGCTACCGGCTCGTCGACGGCACGCTCGTCACCCAGCCCAAGTACGCGTTCTGGCTGGAGGGGCAGGGATGGGGCGTGGAGAACCACGGCGTCGACCCGGACGTCGAGGTCGTCCAGGCCCCGCAGGACCACGCCGCGGGCCGCGACGTCCAGTTGGACGAGGCGATCCGGATCGCGCTCGCGGCCCTGGAGGAGAACCCGGCGAAGACCCCGCCGTCACTGCCGGAGTCGCGCTGACGGGAGTGCCGATAGCATGCACGGCGTAATGATCGACGCCGTGCACGGTGTGGTGGCCGGCGCCGTGCGGGACGCGGGGAACGACGCCGCCCGGGACCCAGGGACCGGCCGGCACGAGGAGGGACACGCATGACGGGAGAACCGCAGGACGACTGTCTGTTCTGCAAGATCGTCGCGGGACGGATCCCGGCGACCGTCGTCCGGGAGAGCGGGACGACCCTCGCCTTCCGCGACATGAACCCGCAGGCGCCCACCCACATCCTGGTCATCCCCAAGGCGCACCACCCGGACGCGGCCTCGCTGGCCGCCGCCGAGCCCGGGACCGCGGCGGACGTCCTGCGCGAGGCCGGTGAGATCGCGGGCGAGGAGAAGCTCGACAGCTACCGGATCGTGTTCAACACCGGCAGCGGTGCGGGACAGACCGTCTTCCACGCGCACGCGCACCTCCTCGGTGGCCGCGGCATGCAGTGGCCCCCCGGCTGACCGGCCTTGTCCGTACGTGAACTGGTCGTCCTCGGCACCGCCAGCCAGGTCCCGACCCGGCACCGCAACCACAACGGCTACCTGCTGCGCTGGGACGGGGAGGGGCTGCTCTTCGACCCCGGCGAGGGC includes:
- the dnaJ gene encoding molecular chaperone DnaJ; this translates as MATDYYAVLGVRRDASQDEIKKAFRRLARELHPDVNPDPKTQERFKEINAAYEVLSDPQKKQVYDLGGDPLSQAGGAGAGGFGAGGFGNFSDIMDAFFGTASQRGPRSRTRRGQDAMIRLEIELDEAAFGTTKDIQVDTAVVCATCNGEGAAPGTSAQTCDMCRGRGEVSQVTRSFLGQVMTSRPCPQCQGFGTVVPTPCPECAGDGRVRSRRTLTVKIPAGVDNGTRIQLAGEGEVGPGGGPAGDLYVEIHELPHSTFQRRGDDLHCTVTIPMTAASLGTKVPLETLDGLEEVDIRPGTQSGQSIPMHGRGVTHLRGGGRGDLIVHVEVTTPTKLDPEQERLLRELAQLRGEERPTGQFQPGQQGLFSRLKDAFNGR
- a CDS encoding nitronate monooxygenase, with the protein product MSSALTDLFPHPIVQAPMAGGVSVPHLAAAVSEAGGLGFLAAGYKTADGMYQEIKQLRGLTSRPFGVNLFMPQAEYADPASVEVYAHQLAGEASWYETDLGDPDSGRDDGYDAKLAVLLDNPVPVVSFHFGCPTRDVLDSFARVGTLTVITATTAEEALAVQRAGAAAVVVQGVEAGGHQGTHRDNPETDGTGIGLLSLIAQVRETVQIPVVAAGGIMRGSQIAAVLAAGANAAQLGTAFLATPESGAHAVHKQSLTNPLFVRTELTRAFSGRPARGLVNRFLREHGPYAPAAYPEVHHLTSPLRKAAARAGDAQGMALWAGQGHRMARELSAGQLVEVLCAELDAARTALSTAGEAGGADR
- a CDS encoding 16S rRNA (uracil(1498)-N(3))-methyltransferase yields the protein MTAPVFVVDHLAADSAGRYVLDGPEGRHAVSVKRLRQGEDVVLTDGAGRWAQCVVVDAEGKDRLVVRVGSFAEEPPESPRITVVQALPKGDRGELAVETMTETGVDAIVPWAASRCVTQWRGDRGLKALAKWRATAREAGKQSRRVRFPEIADAATTKQVAALLAEADFAAVLHEDREYGSEPLATAELPSSGTIVLVVGPEGGVSPEELDLFAQAGAKAYRLGRSVLRTSTAGTAATALLLGRTGRWS
- a CDS encoding VOC family protein, which encodes MELAQVRLLVADFPACYRFYAEVLGLKPQSGATGGPYEKFSPATGSAGIALQDRSMMAQILGEVGDSATGHRSLVVLRVDDLDAYCAGVVSRGGVIAHGPAPLTDRMRVAHLKDPEGNLVELQEWLLLRN
- a CDS encoding S41 family peptidase: MTESASSVSSGYLRFPHLRGDLVAFTAEDDVWVAPLDGGGRAWRVSADNVPVNHPRISPDGENVAWTSARDGAPEVHVAPLEGGASRRLTYWGSARTQVRGWTPDGRVLALSTQGQASLRRSWARAVPLDGGPATTLPHGPVGDVAYGGPGVLLLSAPMGREAAWWKRYRGGTAGKLWIDREGDGEFVRLHEELDGNLEYPLWAGDRLAFLSDHEGVGALYSSLADGSDLRRHTPLDTFYARHAATDGTRVVYASAGELWLLDDLDGAEPRRLDIRLGGQRVDQQPYPVSASRWFSAAAPDHTGRGSAVSVRGAVHWVTHRSGPARALAARPGVRARLPRTFRVDGEEYVVWVTDAAGDDALEFAPATGTAPGATPRRLAAGQLGRVLGLAMAPDGSRAAVASHDGRVLLVERETGEVREVDRSADGDVSGLVFSPDSAWLAWSHPGPRPLRQLKLANTADLSVTEATPLRFRDYAPAFTLDGKHLAFLSARSFDPVYDEHVFDLAFVGGSRPHLITLAATTPSPFGPQRHGRAFETPEGRGAETPDSEGTPATRIDLEGLGDRIVPFPVEAARYSTLRAAKDGLLWLRHPVRGVLGSSRATPEDPDPKTELERYDLAQHRIEHLAADADHFAVTGDGKRVLLWTDGKLKLVPSDRRASNDDESDTNITVDLSRIRHTVDPAAEWRQMYDETGRLMRDNFWRPDLGGTDWEGVLDRYRPVLDRIATHDDLVDLLWEVQGELGTSHAYVSPRGGWGGGDRAQGLLGADISRHEDGSWRIDRILPSETSDPDARAPLAAPGVAVRAGDAIVQVGGQPVDPVTGPGPLLVGTAGKPVELTVSPSGGGDPRHAVVVPLADEEALRYHAWVADRRAYVHERSGGRLGYLHVPDMVGSGWAQLHRDLRIEVAREGLVVDVRENRGGHTSQLVVEKLARRIVGWDLPRGMRPYSYPEDAPRGPVVAVANEFSGSDGDIVNAAVKALGIGPVVGTRTWGGVIGIDSRYRLVDGTLVTQPKYAFWLEGQGWGVENHGVDPDVEVVQAPQDHAAGRDVQLDEAIRIALAALEENPAKTPPSLPESR
- a CDS encoding histidine triad nucleotide-binding protein, which translates into the protein MTGEPQDDCLFCKIVAGRIPATVVRESGTTLAFRDMNPQAPTHILVIPKAHHPDAASLAAAEPGTAADVLREAGEIAGEEKLDSYRIVFNTGSGAGQTVFHAHAHLLGGRGMQWPPG